The following coding sequences are from one Pirellulales bacterium window:
- a CDS encoding CpsB/CapC family capsule biosynthesis tyrosine phosphatase, which produces MPPLVDIHCHLLAGLDDGPRTDDDALAMCRMAYEEGTRLISATAHQSETWPEVTPERIRRATRRLQLQLAEAQIELSVFPCGEVMVHPELEESCAVGRLLTIADAGRYLLVEMPHHLYVNLGGMVESLCATGVRPILAHPERCPDLLHGSGEIEGLIEAGCLVQVSTHSITEPGSRRDERALRSWFERDIPHVLGSDGHSPRRRPPRIRAAYERVTRWAGSDVADRVARANGAAILRGLPLCVPEPKAARRRWFWRTKTETHARPQRP; this is translated from the coding sequence TTGCCTCCCTTGGTCGATATTCACTGTCACTTGCTGGCCGGGCTCGACGATGGTCCGCGCACCGACGACGACGCGTTGGCCATGTGCCGCATGGCCTACGAGGAAGGCACCCGCTTGATCTCGGCCACGGCCCACCAGAGCGAAACTTGGCCCGAAGTCACACCCGAACGCATCCGGCGAGCCACCCGGCGCCTGCAGCTCCAGCTTGCCGAGGCCCAAATTGAATTGAGCGTATTCCCTTGTGGCGAGGTGATGGTTCACCCGGAACTGGAAGAGTCGTGCGCCGTCGGCCGGCTGCTGACGATCGCCGACGCGGGACGCTATCTGCTCGTCGAAATGCCGCACCATTTGTACGTCAACCTGGGCGGCATGGTCGAAAGCTTGTGCGCGACGGGCGTGCGTCCGATTCTGGCGCATCCTGAGCGATGTCCGGATCTGTTGCATGGGAGCGGTGAGATCGAAGGTTTGATCGAGGCGGGATGTCTGGTGCAGGTGTCGACCCACAGCATTACCGAACCGGGCAGCCGGCGCGACGAACGCGCACTGAGAAGCTGGTTTGAACGCGACATCCCGCATGTGCTGGGGTCCGACGGCCATTCCCCGCGCCGCCGCCCGCCGCGCATCCGCGCGGCCTACGAACGAGTTACCCGCTGGGCAGGGTCCGACGTCGCCGATCGCGTGGCCCGCGCCAACGGGGCAGCGATCCTGCGTGGTTTGCCCTTGTGTGTGCCGGAACCCAAGGCCGCCCGCCGGCGCTGGTTTTGGCGCACGAAGACAGAAACTCACGCAAGGCCGCAAAGACCCTGA
- a CDS encoding MraY family glycosyltransferase yields MSTLLAILIIAFLSSVVATLGVRRVAHRVGLTDRPDAHRKVQREPMALGGGVAVFVGLLTALAVLAVTPNRFRDPFLAGGGELCWLLTACLVIVVVGLLDDRFNLRGRHKLLGQVAAAMILVPAGFTIHKLRIFDSNVDLGLLSVPFTLFWLLGAMNSLNLIDGVDGLASSIGAILCIAIAGLCLLTGHPSEGIVAWAFAGSLLGFLCFNFPPASIYLGDAGSMLIGLVVGALAIRASLKGPATVALAAPLAVWAIPIFDITAAILRRKLTGRSIYTTDRGHLHHRLLALTGNNTLVVGIVAVACAVTCVGAALSMHFDNDLLAFAAVAPVAGIFVATRAFGHVELLLVANRMKTLGQSMLRPISERGDCMIESSSVRLQGNRPWDQLWTSLTEFADKLSLYGIRLDVSLPAAQEDFHASWQRPSGCSPQELWRTEIPLFVGTQVIGRLAVSGKREDGSSCEYIERLMDLLEPFETQLVEMAGAGARRLELEPVGF; encoded by the coding sequence ATGTCCACCCTACTTGCCATCCTGATCATTGCCTTCCTGTCGAGCGTCGTGGCCACGCTTGGCGTAAGGAGGGTTGCCCACCGCGTGGGGCTCACCGATCGTCCCGATGCGCACCGCAAGGTCCAACGAGAGCCGATGGCCTTGGGCGGCGGTGTGGCCGTTTTTGTCGGTCTGCTGACCGCCTTGGCGGTGCTGGCCGTGACGCCAAACCGCTTCCGCGACCCGTTTCTCGCGGGCGGCGGTGAGCTGTGCTGGCTGCTGACGGCCTGCCTGGTCATCGTGGTGGTGGGCTTGTTGGACGACCGCTTCAACCTGCGCGGCCGACACAAGCTGCTGGGCCAGGTCGCCGCGGCAATGATCTTAGTGCCGGCTGGCTTTACGATCCACAAGTTGCGCATTTTCGACTCGAACGTCGACTTGGGTTTGCTCTCGGTTCCCTTCACGCTGTTCTGGCTTTTGGGCGCGATGAATTCGCTGAACCTCATCGATGGCGTCGATGGCTTGGCCAGCAGCATTGGAGCGATTCTATGCATTGCAATTGCCGGCTTGTGCCTGCTCACCGGGCACCCGTCCGAAGGCATTGTGGCCTGGGCCTTCGCCGGCAGCCTACTGGGGTTTCTCTGCTTCAATTTCCCGCCGGCGAGCATCTACCTAGGCGACGCGGGCAGCATGCTGATCGGCCTGGTGGTGGGCGCGTTGGCCATTCGTGCCTCGCTGAAAGGGCCCGCCACGGTTGCTCTGGCCGCTCCGCTGGCGGTCTGGGCCATCCCGATCTTCGACATCACCGCGGCGATCCTGCGGCGGAAACTGACGGGCCGCAGCATCTACACCACCGACCGCGGACACCTGCACCATCGGCTGCTGGCTTTGACGGGCAACAACACGCTGGTCGTGGGCATCGTCGCCGTGGCCTGCGCGGTGACGTGCGTCGGCGCGGCCTTGAGCATGCACTTCGATAACGACCTGCTCGCTTTCGCCGCGGTCGCGCCGGTGGCGGGCATTTTCGTGGCGACGCGCGCGTTCGGGCACGTCGAGCTGCTGCTGGTGGCGAATCGCATGAAGACCCTCGGCCAGTCGATGTTGCGACCCATCTCGGAACGCGGCGACTGCATGATTGAGTCGTCCTCAGTGCGTTTGCAGGGCAATCGTCCCTGGGACCAGCTCTGGACGTCTTTGACGGAGTTTGCCGACAAGCTGAGTCTCTACGGTATTCGCCTCGACGTGAGCTTGCCCGCCGCGCAGGAAGATTTCCACGCTTCTTGGCAGCGCCCCTCAGGCTGCAGCCCGCAGGAACTGTGGCGGACCGAGATCCCGCTGTTTGTCGGAACCCAGGTCATCGGCCGTCTGGCGGTGTCCGGCAAGCGCGAGGACGGTTCGTCGTGCGAGTACATCGAGCGACTGATGGATCTTCTGGAGCCCTTCGAAACGCAATTGGTGGAAATGGCCGGGGCAGGGGCCCGTCGTCTGGAACTGGAACCAGTTGGCTTTTAA
- a CDS encoding NAD-dependent epimerase/dehydratase family protein: MHNDLILVAGGGGFIGGHLVGALLRQGHARVRAVDIKPLDEWYQVFDQVDNVTADLKDAWVCKNACLDATEVYNLAADMGGMGFIENNKALCMLSVLINTHLLMAAKEAGVRRYFYASSACVYNADKQRSADVTALKEDDAYPALAEDGYGWEKLFSERMCRHFREDFGMVTRVARFHNVYGPHGTWKGGREKAPAAVCRKVIDALATGKHEIEIWGDGHQTRSFMYIEDCLLGIERIMASPIEEPINLGSSELVSINGLVDLVEDIAGVRLKRRYNLSAPKGVKGRNSDNTKIREYLGWEPSTRLRDGLERTYAWIYDEYHANNGVRVREAVTSAL, translated from the coding sequence ATGCACAACGATCTTATCCTGGTGGCCGGCGGCGGCGGCTTCATTGGAGGCCACCTTGTGGGCGCCTTGCTGCGGCAAGGCCACGCACGCGTTCGCGCCGTCGACATCAAGCCGCTCGACGAGTGGTACCAAGTGTTCGACCAGGTGGACAATGTCACCGCCGACTTGAAAGACGCCTGGGTTTGCAAAAACGCTTGTCTGGACGCTACCGAGGTCTACAATCTGGCGGCCGACATGGGCGGGATGGGCTTCATCGAAAACAACAAGGCCCTCTGCATGCTCTCGGTGCTGATCAACACTCATTTGCTGATGGCTGCGAAGGAGGCGGGCGTGCGACGGTATTTCTATGCCAGCTCGGCCTGCGTCTACAACGCCGACAAGCAGCGCTCGGCAGACGTAACGGCCTTGAAAGAGGATGACGCGTACCCGGCCCTGGCCGAGGACGGCTACGGCTGGGAGAAGCTGTTTTCAGAGCGAATGTGCCGCCACTTCCGCGAGGATTTCGGCATGGTAACGCGCGTGGCGCGGTTCCACAACGTCTACGGTCCGCACGGCACTTGGAAAGGCGGCCGCGAAAAGGCCCCCGCCGCAGTCTGCCGTAAGGTTATCGACGCGCTGGCGACGGGCAAGCACGAGATTGAAATCTGGGGGGACGGTCACCAGACCCGCAGCTTCATGTACATCGAAGATTGCTTGCTTGGCATCGAGCGGATCATGGCCAGCCCGATCGAGGAGCCGATCAACCTGGGCTCGAGCGAACTAGTGTCGATCAACGGTCTGGTTGATCTGGTCGAAGACATCGCCGGAGTGCGACTGAAGCGCAGGTACAACCTGTCCGCCCCGAAGGGCGTAAAGGGTCGCAACAGCGACAACACAAAGATCCGCGAATACCTCGGCTGGGAACCAAGCACCCGGCTGCGCGACGGCCTGGAGCGGACTTATGCCTGGATTTACGACGAGTATCACGCCAACAACGGCGTCCGCGTCCGAGAGGCGGTCACAAGCGCTCTATAG
- a CDS encoding GNAT family N-acetyltransferase encodes MIKIELLRAHELSDSLKSDWARIQEAHAEFDSPYFRVEFTDAVAAVRDDVWIAVLEQAGQPVGFFPFHRDRSGVGWPVGAGMSDFHGVIAHPDLLWRPNQLIRDCGLKEWKFHALVVSDERFASFADSTGGSPFIDVSQGFEAYANEQRRRGSRVVDRLKALARKLHREVGPLRYEAHCADAARLHQLLDWKWRRYGSKEPTRDSWPQWRIGLLERIQRAAAPAFAGMCSLLWAGDKLVAAHMGMRAGRVFHYWFPSYDEAYARYSPGLLLLVDILKDAHRLGVERADLGQGGEDYKGRFMTGSIGLLTGSIVVSPRRRALRRFKRQSLSLLRKTPLRPLWRSVRTLFS; translated from the coding sequence GTGATAAAGATCGAACTTCTTCGCGCGCATGAGCTATCTGATTCGCTAAAGAGCGACTGGGCTCGGATTCAGGAAGCTCACGCGGAATTCGACAGCCCATATTTTCGGGTCGAATTCACCGATGCCGTCGCCGCCGTCCGAGATGATGTCTGGATTGCGGTACTGGAACAGGCCGGGCAGCCGGTTGGCTTTTTTCCCTTTCACCGGGACCGATCCGGCGTTGGTTGGCCGGTAGGGGCCGGGATGTCGGATTTTCACGGCGTGATCGCTCACCCTGACCTTCTCTGGCGGCCGAACCAACTGATTCGGGATTGTGGTTTGAAGGAATGGAAGTTTCACGCGCTGGTCGTGTCGGACGAGCGTTTCGCTTCGTTCGCAGACTCGACCGGCGGCTCGCCTTTCATCGACGTTTCGCAAGGATTTGAAGCATACGCGAACGAGCAGCGCCGCCGCGGCTCGCGGGTAGTCGACCGACTGAAGGCCTTGGCCCGGAAACTCCATCGGGAAGTCGGTCCGTTGCGATACGAAGCCCATTGTGCCGATGCCGCTAGGTTGCACCAGTTGCTGGACTGGAAGTGGCGGCGCTATGGCTCGAAGGAACCAACTCGCGATTCGTGGCCGCAGTGGCGGATTGGGCTGCTCGAGCGCATTCAACGAGCCGCAGCCCCTGCTTTCGCCGGCATGTGTTCACTCTTGTGGGCTGGGGATAAGCTTGTGGCGGCGCATATGGGGATGCGCGCGGGTCGGGTATTCCACTATTGGTTTCCATCGTATGACGAAGCTTACGCCCGTTACTCACCCGGCCTATTGTTGCTCGTTGACATTCTCAAGGACGCCCATCGCCTCGGGGTGGAACGTGCTGATCTTGGCCAGGGAGGCGAGGATTATAAAGGGCGGTTCATGACGGGAAGTATTGGATTGCTGACAGGTTCAATCGTCGTCTCTCCGCGAAGACGCGCACTTCGCCGCTTCAAGCGACAGTCGTTGTCGCTGCTGCGTAAAACGCCGCTGCGCCCCCTTTGGCGAAGCGTGAGAACGTTGTTTTCCTAA
- a CDS encoding ABC transporter permease, whose protein sequence is MSEIFDSVEAVSQGPTTLTERGPDHRLARDASQSFVAASQMATEPAADAGYELILEPGRAERNYWRDLVRYRELFYILAWRDIAVRYKQTVLGVAWALVRPFLTMLIFTVIFGRLAKLPSEGEAPYPLLVLAGMLPWTLFSTALGEASNSLVANANLIGKVYFPRLIVPAAAVVVAFVDFLISLVLLLAAMVYYRFAPGWQVTALPGFLLLALLASLGPGLYLTALNVKYRDFRYIIPFVVQFGLYVSPVGFSSSVIPEKWRLLYSLNPIVGVIDGFRWCLLGGESGLYLPGFALSVTVVALFLWLGVRKFRSMERSFADII, encoded by the coding sequence ATGTCCGAAATCTTTGATAGCGTGGAGGCCGTCTCGCAAGGTCCGACGACCCTCACCGAGCGAGGGCCCGATCACCGGCTGGCGCGCGACGCCTCGCAAAGCTTCGTGGCCGCCTCGCAAATGGCGACCGAACCGGCCGCCGACGCAGGCTATGAGTTGATTTTGGAGCCGGGGCGGGCCGAACGCAACTACTGGCGCGATTTGGTCCGTTATCGTGAGCTGTTTTATATTCTCGCCTGGCGCGACATCGCCGTGCGATACAAGCAGACCGTGCTCGGTGTGGCCTGGGCCCTCGTTCGGCCTTTTTTGACGATGCTGATTTTCACGGTGATCTTCGGCCGTCTGGCCAAGCTGCCCAGCGAAGGCGAAGCTCCCTACCCGTTGCTCGTGCTTGCCGGCATGCTCCCCTGGACGCTCTTCTCGACGGCCTTGGGCGAAGCCTCCAATAGCCTCGTGGCCAACGCCAACCTGATCGGCAAGGTCTACTTTCCTCGCTTGATCGTGCCCGCGGCCGCCGTCGTGGTGGCCTTCGTCGATTTTCTCATCAGTCTGGTGTTGCTTCTGGCCGCGATGGTTTATTACCGCTTCGCGCCGGGATGGCAGGTGACGGCGCTGCCCGGCTTCCTGCTCCTGGCGCTCTTGGCAAGCCTCGGGCCTGGTCTGTATCTGACGGCGCTCAACGTCAAGTACCGCGATTTCCGCTACATCATTCCCTTTGTGGTGCAGTTCGGGCTTTACGTTTCGCCGGTCGGCTTTTCCAGCAGCGTCATTCCCGAGAAATGGCGGCTTCTCTACAGCCTCAACCCGATCGTCGGGGTCATCGATGGCTTTCGCTGGTGCCTGTTGGGCGGCGAGAGCGGCCTTTACCTGCCCGGTTTTGCGCTGAGCGTCACGGTCGTGGCCCTGTTTCTTTGGCTGGGCGTTCGGAAGTTCCGCTCGATGGAGCGCTCGTTCGCCGACATCATCTGA
- a CDS encoding ABC transporter ATP-binding protein, whose protein sequence is MLSRQARGLWNAAGRALRREALRPRAESEEFWALRDVSFEVRRGEAVGIIGRNGAGKSTLLKILSRITEPSAGRVTLRGRVASLLEVGTGFHPELTGRENIYLNGAVLGMTRAEIKRKFDEIVAFAEVEKFLHTPVKRYSSGMYVRLAFAVAAHLEPEILVVDEVLAVGDAQFQKKSLGKMGDVAKGGRIVLFVSHNLAAVAALCQKAILLKDGRLLGAASAHQVIADYQSGLYMPDTDARHKLFFDDAHAVGITNCVAELTPNAENEVDLTLRLDVISHRPRSNIGVGFQIDTLSGVRACMIAPMMTNYVIDRAKGSVTCAFRCESVSRFLAGGDYSVTFWLSQPRVEALLWAENALRFSIPPSDPYMNGVYFECEPHGIVPLPTTFQVEERHPDRGGLPTPAISSAIV, encoded by the coding sequence GTGCTCAGCCGCCAGGCGCGCGGGCTTTGGAACGCCGCCGGCCGCGCGCTCAGGCGCGAAGCGCTCCGCCCCCGCGCTGAGTCGGAAGAGTTCTGGGCGCTGCGCGACGTCTCCTTCGAGGTGCGGCGGGGCGAGGCGGTAGGCATCATCGGCCGCAATGGGGCGGGGAAAAGCACGTTATTGAAAATCCTCTCGCGGATCACCGAGCCCAGCGCGGGCCGCGTGACGCTCCGCGGCCGCGTGGCCAGCTTGCTGGAGGTGGGCACCGGCTTTCACCCCGAGCTGACCGGTCGCGAAAATATCTACCTGAATGGGGCGGTCCTCGGCATGACGCGCGCGGAAATCAAGCGCAAGTTCGACGAGATCGTCGCCTTTGCCGAGGTCGAGAAATTCCTCCATACGCCGGTCAAGCGCTACTCGTCCGGCATGTACGTGCGCCTGGCCTTCGCCGTGGCGGCGCACCTCGAGCCGGAAATATTGGTCGTCGACGAGGTGCTGGCGGTCGGCGACGCACAGTTCCAGAAGAAGTCCTTGGGAAAGATGGGCGACGTGGCCAAGGGCGGCCGGATCGTACTGTTCGTGAGCCATAACCTGGCCGCCGTAGCCGCGCTTTGTCAAAAGGCGATCCTCCTCAAGGACGGACGACTGCTTGGTGCCGCGTCCGCCCACCAGGTCATCGCGGATTACCAGAGCGGGCTATACATGCCGGATACCGATGCCCGCCACAAACTCTTCTTCGACGACGCGCATGCCGTTGGAATCACCAACTGTGTGGCGGAGCTCACGCCCAACGCTGAAAATGAAGTTGACCTGACGCTCCGGCTCGACGTTATCTCGCACCGACCGCGCTCGAATATCGGCGTCGGTTTTCAAATCGACACGTTGAGCGGTGTTCGAGCATGCATGATCGCCCCCATGATGACGAATTACGTCATCGATCGCGCGAAGGGATCGGTGACTTGCGCCTTTCGATGCGAATCCGTCAGCCGGTTCCTTGCGGGCGGCGATTACAGCGTGACCTTCTGGCTCTCGCAGCCGCGGGTCGAAGCGCTGCTTTGGGCTGAAAACGCCTTGCGGTTCTCAATTCCTCCGTCGGATCCCTACATGAACGGCGTTTACTTTGAGTGTGAACCGCACGGCATTGTGCCCTTGCCGACCACGTTCCAGGTCGAGGAACGCCACCCCGACCGCGGAGGCCTTCCGACGCCGGCGATATCGAGCGCGATCGTGTAG
- a CDS encoding FkbM family methyltransferase yields the protein MQLVPFQKGISRAARSTAKKLLPGPAAWWTQRGLKRQYLETPRHATMQYDAISVLQCCIAYNEYGGYCVPLASRYRPCAQQILAGCVWERETLEFMMARGGDVIHAGTYFGDFLPALSNSRAAGAGVWAFEPNPENYQCARITTQINRLTNVNLFHAGLGAARGASMMRTTDERGQPLGGLSQIISNRTIGCARTESVEMTRIDDVFPAHRNVEIIQLDVEGMEQEALEGAMRTIGRCLPVLILETVPGDDWVRANLLPLGYRVERTVLDNTVFATRRIPTANQGL from the coding sequence ATGCAACTTGTCCCGTTCCAAAAAGGAATCTCGCGCGCCGCGAGATCGACGGCCAAGAAGCTGCTGCCCGGACCAGCGGCCTGGTGGACCCAGCGCGGTCTGAAACGGCAGTATTTGGAGACGCCTCGCCATGCGACCATGCAATACGACGCGATTTCTGTACTGCAATGTTGCATCGCCTACAATGAGTACGGCGGGTACTGCGTGCCCCTGGCGTCGCGTTACCGCCCGTGCGCGCAACAAATCCTCGCCGGGTGCGTTTGGGAACGCGAAACGCTGGAATTCATGATGGCGCGTGGGGGCGATGTCATCCACGCCGGAACCTATTTTGGCGACTTTTTGCCCGCGCTTTCGAACTCGCGCGCGGCCGGCGCCGGGGTGTGGGCGTTTGAACCTAATCCCGAAAACTACCAGTGCGCCCGCATCACGACGCAAATAAACCGATTGACGAACGTCAACCTCTTTCATGCCGGCTTGGGCGCCGCCCGCGGGGCTTCGATGATGCGCACAACGGATGAACGGGGCCAGCCGCTGGGAGGGTTGAGTCAAATCATCTCGAACCGGACGATCGGCTGCGCTCGCACGGAATCGGTCGAAATGACTCGCATCGACGACGTGTTTCCGGCCCATCGAAATGTCGAGATCATCCAGCTTGACGTTGAAGGGATGGAACAGGAGGCATTGGAGGGGGCGATGCGGACCATTGGTCGCTGTTTGCCGGTCTTGATTCTGGAGACGGTGCCCGGCGACGACTGGGTGCGCGCGAACCTCCTTCCCTTGGGATACCGCGTCGAGCGTACGGTGCTCGACAACACTGTTTTTGCCACCCGGCGAATCCCGACCGCCAACCAAGGACTCTGA
- a CDS encoding sulfotransferase: MAIPGFAVDSYLPRLWRIVQAETRRLRATRYVSPEWLAAHPVSTEDPIIIGGCGRSGTTMMSVMLNSHSQVYCGAEDALLLDEEFSLPQVAKQYRYDLAALVDEARGFDNRGEFTEFVMRDQKQRRNVSRFATKQPRYALCLPTLLQRFPCARFIYLCRDGRDVAVSFRKNERRLVGLWPLAAEDRDVAHLSPKKDRLARQRYDRTHDAAGMLSMTHCADVWRLYVNAFYPFERDPRCRYVRYEDLVTRPRETLTDLCAFLDLPFEESMLTFHSGKGVEGRDELSDPHHAKVKSQLDPTRLGVWRQELTRGQVREFETRAGRELLHGRYELSEGFAEQCVAC, from the coding sequence ATGGCGATTCCTGGCTTTGCCGTGGACTCCTACCTACCCAGGTTATGGCGGATCGTGCAAGCGGAGACCCGCCGACTTCGGGCGACACGTTACGTGTCGCCCGAATGGCTCGCGGCCCATCCCGTCTCCACCGAGGACCCGATTATCATTGGCGGCTGCGGCCGTAGCGGCACGACGATGATGAGCGTCATGTTGAATAGCCACTCGCAGGTTTATTGCGGCGCGGAAGACGCGCTGTTGCTGGACGAGGAGTTCTCCTTGCCTCAAGTGGCGAAGCAATACCGCTACGATTTGGCGGCGTTGGTCGACGAGGCCCGAGGCTTCGATAATCGAGGGGAGTTTACCGAGTTTGTGATGCGCGACCAGAAACAACGCCGCAACGTCTCGCGCTTCGCGACCAAGCAGCCGCGATATGCCTTATGTCTGCCGACTTTGCTCCAGCGCTTCCCCTGCGCCCGTTTTATTTACCTCTGCCGAGACGGCCGCGACGTCGCCGTCTCGTTTCGCAAGAACGAGCGCCGTCTCGTCGGCCTGTGGCCGCTCGCGGCCGAAGACCGGGATGTTGCGCATTTGTCGCCGAAGAAAGATCGTCTCGCGCGGCAGCGCTACGACCGCACGCACGACGCGGCCGGGATGCTTTCGATGACGCACTGCGCGGACGTCTGGCGGTTGTACGTCAACGCCTTTTATCCGTTTGAGCGCGACCCGCGGTGCAGGTACGTCCGCTATGAGGATTTAGTGACGCGCCCCCGAGAAACGTTGACCGACCTTTGCGCGTTTTTAGACTTGCCTTTCGAAGAGTCGATGCTCACATTCCATAGCGGCAAGGGCGTGGAAGGACGCGATGAATTGAGCGACCCGCACCATGCGAAGGTCAAGTCGCAACTCGATCCGACGCGTCTGGGCGTCTGGCGGCAAGAGTTGACGCGCGGACAGGTGCGCGAGTTTGAGACACGCGCGGGCCGGGAATTGCTTCACGGGCGCTACGAGTTGAGTGAAGGATTCGCGGAACAGTGCGTAGCATGCTGA
- a CDS encoding PIG-L deacetylase family protein, with protein MLKRIKRLLPLHPRALWHSLTTYRRFLGTIKPELLRGTEDERLAWHRSLTRSCEVARLQAPIGRRLVVLAPHPDDESIGAGGLLLAHEGRCEIHIVNLFAGKGGGQLSPGPACAQSCSQEELIAARRKELIAAGAMIGAASIHYLDLPAGQASLTTESADALGRVVEQLRPDVVLLPWYLDNHGDHRATNALFAWSCRDIDCIVLGYEIWTLCPPNSVLDITDWLDKKLALVALYQTQLNTVDYLNFVRGAAMTRGFLHSVRAKRTGAAEAFLAMPNRDYCDVVTSLYGDRGRPNPFALPLF; from the coding sequence ATGCTGAAGCGAATCAAGCGGCTGTTACCGCTGCACCCGCGGGCTTTGTGGCATTCGCTTACGACCTATCGCCGTTTTCTGGGAACCATCAAGCCGGAGTTGCTGCGCGGAACCGAGGACGAGCGATTGGCATGGCACCGTTCCTTGACGCGAAGTTGCGAAGTCGCCCGTCTGCAGGCGCCCATCGGCCGCCGCCTGGTCGTGCTCGCGCCTCACCCGGACGACGAGTCGATCGGCGCCGGCGGCCTGCTTCTGGCGCACGAAGGTCGCTGCGAAATTCATATCGTGAATTTGTTCGCCGGCAAGGGAGGTGGGCAACTTTCCCCAGGCCCCGCCTGCGCCCAGTCGTGCTCCCAGGAAGAGCTCATCGCCGCCAGACGCAAAGAACTGATTGCCGCCGGAGCGATGATCGGCGCCGCATCGATTCACTACTTGGATCTTCCGGCGGGGCAAGCGTCGCTTACGACCGAGAGCGCCGACGCGCTGGGGCGAGTTGTCGAACAACTTCGCCCCGATGTGGTTCTGTTGCCCTGGTACCTCGACAACCATGGCGATCACCGTGCGACAAACGCGCTCTTCGCATGGTCCTGCCGAGACATCGACTGTATCGTGCTGGGCTACGAGATTTGGACCCTCTGTCCGCCGAACTCCGTTCTCGACATTACCGACTGGCTCGACAAAAAGCTGGCGCTCGTGGCGCTCTACCAAACCCAACTCAACACGGTCGACTACCTTAATTTCGTCCGCGGGGCCGCGATGACCCGAGGGTTTCTACACAGCGTGAGGGCCAAGAGAACCGGCGCCGCGGAGGCGTTTCTCGCCATGCCCAACCGCGATTATTGCGACGTCGTGACCAGCTTGTACGGCGATCGCGGCCGGCCGAACCCATTCGCACTGCCGCTTTTCTGA
- a CDS encoding class I SAM-dependent methyltransferase, with protein MDTSGIKILAEDDIPYSTFADATHYQASNPLVFGAMLKSLGIDYRDFTFVDVGSGKGRTLLLAAQYGFKRIVGIEFDRQLHETAVRNVNQYRTTTGSRRQVECLHADGTRWAPATDKVVLYLFNPFGASCLAALLANVQESLKSGPANEIYVLYLHPVHEQVFAQFDVFSQVCRSEKHDFVVYATIPVRAA; from the coding sequence GTGGACACAAGCGGCATCAAGATTCTCGCGGAAGACGACATACCGTACTCGACCTTCGCTGACGCAACCCACTACCAAGCGTCGAACCCGTTGGTGTTTGGCGCGATGCTGAAATCGTTGGGGATCGATTATCGCGACTTCACGTTTGTCGATGTGGGGTCGGGCAAAGGCCGAACGCTTTTGCTGGCTGCACAATACGGATTCAAGAGGATCGTGGGCATTGAGTTCGACCGACAACTACACGAAACCGCAGTCAGGAACGTTAATCAGTATAGGACGACAACTGGCAGCCGCCGTCAAGTGGAGTGTCTTCACGCGGATGGCACAAGATGGGCGCCGGCGACGGACAAGGTGGTGCTGTACCTGTTCAACCCTTTCGGCGCGAGTTGCTTGGCGGCCTTGCTCGCAAACGTCCAAGAGTCTCTGAAGTCGGGGCCCGCGAACGAAATCTATGTCTTGTATTTGCATCCCGTTCATGAGCAGGTGTTTGCCCAATTCGACGTGTTCAGCCAAGTTTGCCGCTCCGAAAAGCATGATTTCGTTGTCTACGCCACAATTCCAGTCCGGGCCGCCTGA